One segment of Macrotis lagotis isolate mMagLag1 chromosome 1, bilby.v1.9.chrom.fasta, whole genome shotgun sequence DNA contains the following:
- the LOC141492534 gene encoding olfactory receptor 2G6-like, with product MEQNSSFQEGFILLGFSDRPQLEIILFVVILIFYILNLVGNMTIILVSSIDPKLHTPMYFFLTNLSFVDLCLTTTVAPQLLFTMRSKDKAMSYIGCVAQLYVAMGLGSTECILLVVMAYDRYAAVCRPLHYAVIMHPRLCLSLAATAWLSGLVTSLIQCTLTIQLPLCGHNQLDHIFCEVPVLIKLACVDTTFNEDELFVACVVFLVVPVSLILLSYGYITQAILRIKSASGRRKAFGTCSSHLVVVIIFYGTITFMYLQPAKSRSKDQGKFISLFYTVVTPLLNPLIYTLRNKDVKGALRKLIPEKGY from the coding sequence ATGGAGCAAAACAGCAGTTTTCAAGAGGGCTTCATTCTCTTGGGCTTCTCTGATAGGCCCCAGTTAGAGATCATTCTATTCGTGGTCATTTTGATCTTTTACATCTTGAACCTAGTGGGAAACATGACTATCATCTTGGTTTCTAGCATAGACCCCAAACTACATACCCCAATGTATTTCTTCCTCACCAATTTGTCCTTTGTAGACCTCTGTTTAACTACCACTGTGGCCCCTCAGTTACTATTCACAATGAGAAGCAAGGACAAAGCTATGAGCTACATTGGTTGTGTAGCACAGCTGTATGTGGCCATGGGCTTGGGATCCACTGAGTGTATTCTCTTAGTGGTTATGGCCTATGACCGCTATGCAGCAGTCTGCCGCCCCCTTCACTATGCGGTCATCATGCATCCTCGACTCTGCCTGTCCCTGGCTGCCACAGCTTGGCTTAGTGGTCTTGTCACCTCTCTGATCCAGTGCACCCTCACTATACAGCTGCCCCTCTGTGGTCATAATCAGCTTGACCACATCTTTTGTGAGGTGCCTGTGTTGATTAAGCTGGCTTGTGTAGATACTACTTTCAATGAAGATGAACTTTTTGTAGCCTGTGTGGTCTTCCTTGTGGTGCCTGTCTCTCTCATTTTGCTCTCCTATGGCTACATCACCCAGGCCATATTGAGGATAAAATCTGCCTCAGGACGTCGCAAAGCATTTGGGACTTGTTCTTCTCACTTGGTAGTTGTAATCATTTTCTATGGAACCATTACCTTCATGTATCTCCAGCCAGCCAAGAGTCGGTCCAAAGACCAGGGAAAGTTTATCTCCCTCTTCTACACTGTGGTCACACCTCTGTTAAACCCACTCATCTATACCCTGAGAAACAAGGATGTAAAGGGGGCACTGAGGAAACTGATACCTGAAAAAGGTTATTAG